In Leisingera sp. NJS204, the DNA window CCCGCACATTGCTCAAACGCCTTGGGGCCCAGCCGCGCCACCTTCAGCAGCTCCTTACGGGACATAAACGCACCATTCACATCGCGGTGCGCCACAATCGCCTCCGCCAAGCCGGGGCCAAGACCCGAGACATGCGCCAGCAGCGGCGCCGATGCCATGTTGAGATCCACACCCACCCCGTTCACCACATCCTCGATCACCGCCTCCAGCGATTTCGAAAGTTTGTGCTGGTCCACATCGTGCTGATACTGGCCCACACCGATGCTTTTGGGTTCGATCTTCACCAGTTCCGCCAGCGGGTCCTGCAGGCGCCGCGCAATCGACACCGCGCCGCGCAAACTCACGTCCAGATCCGGGAATTCCCGCGCTGCCAGCTCGGACGCGGAATAGACCGATGCGCCAGCCTCAGACACCACCACCTTGGTCGGCGCCTTCACTTTCGCGGGCAGATGGTTCAGCACCTCCGCCACCATCCGCTCAGTCTCGCGGCTGGCAGTGCCGTTGCCAATGGCGATCAGCTCGACGCCATGCTCGGCGATCAGTTTCACAATCGATACCTGCGCGCCGCGCAGATCATTCTTTGGCTGAAACGGGTACAGCGTCTCGGTGGCCACCAGTTTGCCCGTAGCATCAACCACCGCCGCCTTGACGCCGGTGCGGATGCCCGGGTCCAACCCGAGGGTCGGCCGCGCACCGGCTGGCGCCGCAAACAGCAAGTCCTTCAGGTTGCGTGCAAACACCTGAATGGCATCCTCCTGCGCCCGTCCCCGCAGATCGCCCATCAGTTCCAGCATCATCGACAGGCTCAGCTTCACCCGCCAGGTCCAGCCTGCCACCTTGCGCAGCCAGATATCCCCCGGACCATTGCCGCCCGCGCCCAGCTCCGCTGCGACCATCGCCTCGGCCCTGGCCGCGCCTTCCTCCGGCTCCGGCCCCACATCCAGCGTCAGCACGCCTTCATTTGAGCCGCGCAGCATCGCCAGTGCCCGGTGTGACGGAACGTCCGCCCAGCGCTCGGTATGGGCAAAATAGTCCGAAAACTTGGCGCCTTCCTGTTCCTTGCCTTCGATCACCTTGGCTGTGAGCACCGCCTCCCGCTGCAGGAACTCCCGCAACCGCCCCAGCAGATGCGCCTTTTCCGTCAGACGCTCGGTCAGAATGTCCCGCGCCCCGTTCAGCGCATCCTTCACCGTTGCCACCGTCCCGGTCACATACCCGCCGGCCAGCTGTTCCGGGTCAGCACTCCGATCTGCCAGAATGGCATCGGCCAGCGGCTCCAGCCCGTTTTCGCGCGCAATCATTGCCTTGGTGCGCCGCTTGGGCTTGTAAGGCAGATAGATGTCTTCCAGCTGCGCCTTGGTCTCGGCCTTGGCAATTGAGGCCGCCAGATCTTCGGTCAGCTTATCCTGCCCCTTGATCGTGTCGAAGATAGCAGCCCGCCGCTTTTCCAGCTCGCGCAGATATTCCAGCCGCTCCGCCAAGGTGCGCAGCTGGGTATCATCCAACCCGCCCGTCGCCTCTTTCCGGTAGCGCGCGACAAAGGGCACCGTCGCGCCCTCGTCCAGCAGCGAAACCGCGGCGTTCACCTGTTTCGATGCGGCGCCGATTTCTGCGGCGATTGTCTGGCTGATGCGGGCGGATGTGTCCAATGCGGCCTCCTGAAATTCTGCTCGGGCATCTTTCTTAGCCGCGCTGGCGGGCACCGCCAAGCGAATGTTTCGCCCCCGGCGGAGGGCCGCACCCAAACCTTAGAGGCTGCGAACGCGCCCTCCCCTTTGCCGGAGGCAAACCTGCGGTTTGACGGGAGCAGCGGGCGCGGCCCGGTCTTTTAGCCCGCACCAAGTGCCCATTGCCCCCTTGCCCCTGCCCGCCAGCGGGCCTAGAACGCTTGCCAACATCGGACATTCGGATACGGCGGAAAACCATGCTCGACCTGACATATGAACTCCCCAAGCCCAAGGTGATCGCGGGCGCCAAGCATGACTGGGAACTGGTCATCGGCATGGAGGTGCATGCCCAGGTCAGCTCCAAGTCCAAGCTGTTCTCCGGCGCCTCCACCAAATTCGGCGCCGAGCCGAACTCCAATGTGGCCTTTGTGGACGCAGCAATGCCCGGCATGCTGCCCGTGATCAACGAATACTGCATTGAACAGGCGGTGCGCACCGGGCTGGGCCTGAAGGCGGATATCAACCTGTGGTCGGCCTTTGACCGCAAGAATTACTTCTACCCCGACCTGCCGCAGGGCTACCAGATTTCACAGCTCTACCACCCCATTGTGGGTGAGGGCGAAGTGCTGGTGGAACTGGGCGACGGCACCGCACGCAACGTGCGGGTCGAGCGCATCCACATGGAGCAGGACGCGGGCAAATCGATCCACGACATGGATCCCAACATGTCCTTTGTCGACCTGAACCGGACCGGCGTCTGCCTGATGGAGATCGTGTCGCGCCCCGACATCCGCGGGCCGGAAGAAGCCGCCGCCTATATCGCCAAGCTGCGCCAGATCATGCAGTATCTGGGCACCTGCGACGGCAACATGCAGAACGGTAATCTGCGCGCCGACGTGAACGTTTCGGTCTGCTTGCCGGGCCAGTACGAGAAGTACCAGGAAACCCAGGATTTCGATCATCTCGGCACCCGCTGCGAGATCAAGAACATGAACTCCATGCGCTTCATCCAGCAGGCCATCGAAGTCGAGGCCCGCCGCCAGATCGCCATCATCGAAGCGGGTGGCAAGATCGACCAGGAAACCCGCCTGTATGATCCGGACAAGGGCGAAACCCGCTCCATGCGGTCCAAGGAAGAAGCGCATGATTACCGCTATTTCCCCGACCCCGACCTGCTGCCGCTGGAGATCGAACAAGCCTGGGTCGATGACATCGCCGCCAATCTGCCGGAACTGCCGGACGAGAAAAAGGCGCGTTTCATCAAAGACTTCGGACTTAGCGACTATGACGCCTCGGTGCTGACCGCCGAGGTCGAGGCCGCGGCCTACTTTGAAGAAACCGCCAATGGCCGCAACGGCAAGCTGGCTGCCAACTGGGTGATCAACGAACTGTTCGGCCGCCTTAAGAAAGAAGATCACGCCATCAGCGATTCGCCGGTTTCCCCGGCGCAGCTCGGCGGTATCATTGATCTGATTTCCTCGGACGCCATCTCGGGCAAGATCGCCAAGGACCTGTTCGAGATCGTCTATACCGAAGGTGGCGACCCTGCGCAGATCGTCGAAGAGCGCGGCATGAAGCAGGTGACCGACACCGGCGCCATCGAAACCGCCCTGGACGAAATCATCGCCGCCAACCCGGCGCAGGTGGAAAAGGCCAAGGTGAACCCGAAACTGGCAGGCTGGTTTGTCGGCCAGGTGATGAAAGCCACCGGCGGCAAGGCCAACCCGGCTGCCGTGAACAAGCTGGTGGCCCAGAAACTGGGCGGCTGACCGCTTTCGGACGCAGTTTTTAAGAGGGGCGCCGCCGGCGCCCTTTTTGTTTGCCCCGGCGGGGTCTGAACAGACACCACTGGGCGGCTTCACGGCCTTCCGCCAGCGCATCCACGATTGCGTTCCGGCAGGCCGCCCCCGGTCATCAAGCCAATTACCTGTCTTGGCCCGCTCCAAATTGCTTGCTACAAGCCCTCAAGCAGGAAGAGTAAAGCAAATGCAAGCCTACGAATACAAAGTTGTCCCCGCCCCGGCCAAGGGCACCAAGGCGAAAGGGGTCAAGACTCCGGAGGCGCGCTTTGCCAATTCGGTTGAGAGTCTGCTGAATGAGATGGCTGCCGGCGGCTGGGAATTCCAGCGCGCCGAACTGCTGCCAAGCGAGGAGCGGTCCGGCCTTACAGGCTCCACCACCAACTGGCGCAATGTGATGGTTTTCCGCCGGGCGCTGGCCGCGGATCAGCCGGCAGAATTGCCGGCACCAGGCCGCAAGGAACCCGCTGCCCCCTCAGTCGAGTTCCGCCATTCCGAGCCGCACACACCGCCGCTCACCGCGGCGGCCGGCGATCCGGAGGCGCCGCCAGAGGCAACCCAGGTGCCCGGTCCGGGCGCCGCCAGGATGCAGTCGGATGATGGTGTCGAGGAACTCAGTCCGGTTGCCGGCATGACTGCCGCGCTGAAGAAACGCGCCGAACAGAAAGGCGACGGGGAGGACTGATCCTCCCGCGCCCGGGTGCCTAGACCCCGATATCCAGCGCCAGTGCGTGAATGCGCGGCACAATACCCCCCAGCGCCTTATGCACGGCGCGGTGCTGCGCCACCCGGTTCATACCCTCGAACGCTCCGGCGCGGATCATCACTGCAAAATGGCTCTCGCCCGAGCCATCGTCGCCTGCATGGCCTGCATGTTTATGGCTTTCGTTCACCACCTCCAGCGCGCTGGGGGCAAAGGCCGCCTGCAGCGCTGCTTCCATCTCTTTCTTCACGTTCATTTTCCGCTCATCCCCATAATTTTTTCGGCGCGCCCCCTTCTATCTGGCGCACCTTAGACTAAACTGCTGCCTCCGAGTCGAACAGATGCGTCTAGAAGGTGCGCCCCCATGAGCAAGTCCGATCCCTTTGGCTTTGATATGTCCATCCGCTCAGCCAAAAAGAAAAATCCGCGCGGACGCCGGGCCGCCACCGGCGCGTCCGAGACCTCCGTCCGCCAATGCGACAAGGACGGTTGCGAAGAAGCCGGTAAGTTCCGCGCGCCCAAGGCGCCGGATGTTCTGGATGATTTCTACTGGTTCTGCCAGGAGCACGTGCGCGAATACAACAACGGCTGGAACTTCTTTGAAGGCACCACCGAGGCCGAGCTGAACGCGCAGCAGTCCAAGGACAAGGTCTGGGAGCGCGAGACCAAGCCGATGGGCGACCCCGAGGCCCGCGCCTGGGCCCGTCTCGGCATTGAGGACCCGCATCAGGTGCTGGGCGTCAATGCGACGCAGAACCCGGGCCGGGCTGCCAAGGCGGGCCGCCGCCTGCCGCCCACCGAGCGCCGCGCGATCGAGATCCTGGAAGCCAAGGACGACTGGACCAAGGCCGATATCCGCAAGGCCTACAAGAAGCTGATCAAGGTGCTGCACCCCGACATCAACGGCGGCGACCGCAGCCAGGAAGAGCAGCTGCAAGAAGTCATGTGGGCCTGGGACCAGATCAAGGACAGCAAAAGCTTCAAATAGGCGGCCGGAACACGGATGCGCAAAGAGCGGCCTGGGGCCGCTCTTTTTTTGCCGAAGGCGGCCCCCGGCCATGGCATGGCAGGCGCCAAGGGTCAGGCAGCTATCCTTTGGGTCAGGCGGCAGCGCTTTTGCAGCCGCCGCAGTGGGGTTTCTATCCTTTTGCAGGCAGGCAGAGCGGGCATTTCCCGCGTAAATTGATCTCACCAGATCCGCTTACCTGCCCCAACAGGAGACAGCCCATGCACCGCCTCATCCTCACCGCCCGGCTGACCGCCGGAACCAGCCATCAGCAGATCGCCAAATTCATCAGCCGGAACCGCCCGGCCTTCCGCGATGCCGGCGCCACCGGCATGATGATCCGCAGCGGTGAACAGGTGCATTTCATCCTGGAAGGACCACAAGCCGCCTTGCAGAACACCGCCGGCCAAGCCAAATCCAGCCCGCTGTTCGCGTCTGCCGGCGTCACCAGCACGATGCCAGTCAGCTGCCGCGTCTTCGACAAAATCTGCCTGGCCTATGCGAGGCCGGAAAACCTCGGCGCCGGGATGCGCCGCGAAATCACCCTGCTGACCGGGCTGGAGTTCACCCCGCCGGCGCTGGCCGCCTGACGCCCTGCACCGGCCGCCCCGCGGCCCGTGTCACGGGAAACCGCCTCAGGCCAGGCTGCTATGGGCGGTCTTTCGCCGAAACGTTAAGATAGACTTTTTATTTCTTTGACGTGTGCTGCCACGACCGGTTACCCAAAGATGTGCCGGCCGCAGCCTACCCCCCCAAAGCTCAGCAAGAGCCGGCAAAACGCGCCCCCCGCTGCCCGGCTGGGGGCGCTGTGCGTCAGATGGGACGCTGCCAGCCTTTCCCCTCATGCCCGTCCAGATCCGGAACAATCGCAACCTCAGCTGGTTTCTGGCGTTACTTTCCCTTGCCCTTGCCCGCCAGATCAGGCACCAATCCCGCGAATTGACCCCTGACAGCAGGGATGAGGGATAAGGATCGACTGCGATGACCGACGGCTTTGTGGATATGGATGCGAAACCGACCGAAACAGTTTCGGTGCGCGATGTGTTCGGGATCGACACCGACATGACCGTCAAGGGCTTTGCCGAGACCTCGGACCGGGTGCCGGCCGTGGACCCCACCTACAAGTTTGATCCGGAAACCACGCTGGCCATCCTGGCAGGTTTCAGCCACAACCGCCGGGTGATGATCCAGGGCTATCACGGCACCGGCAAATCGACCCACATCGAACAGGTCGCGGCGCGCCTGAACTGGCCTTCCGTGCGGGTGAACCTCGACAGCCACATCAGCCGGATCGACCTCATCGGCAAGGATGCGATCAAGCTGCGCGACGGCAAGCAGGTCACTGAATTCCACGAAGGCATCCTGCCCTGGGCGCTGCGCAACCCGGTTGCGATTGTGTTCGACGAATATGACGCAGGCCGCGCCGACGTGATGTTTGTGATCCAGCGGGTGCTGGAGCATGACGGCAAGCTGACCCTTCTGGACCAGAACGAGATCATCACTCCGAACCCGTTCTTCCGCCTGTTTGCGACTGCCAACACCGTTGGCCTGGGCGACACCACGGGCCTGTACCACGGCACCCAGCAGATCAACCAGGCCCAGATGGACCGCTGGTCGCTGGTTTCGACCCTGAACTACCTGAGCCATGATGCCGAGGCCGCAATCATCCTGTCCAAGGCTCCGCATTACAACACCGCCGAAGGCCGCAAGACCATCAGCCAGATGGTCACCGTTGCCGACCTCACCCGCACCGCCTTCATGAACGGCGATCTGTCGACCGTGATGTCGCCGCGGACCGTGATCAACTGGGCCCAAAACGTCGAGATCTTCCGTAACGTGGGCTATGCCTTCCGTCTGTCGTTCCTGAACAAATGCGACGAGCTGGAGCGCCAGACCGTGGCCGAGTTCTACCAGCGCTGCTTTGACGAAGAGCTGCCGGAAAGCGCCGCGAGCGTTTCGCTGGGCTAACAGCAAAGTGCCGCCCGGCCGGCAGGCCGGGCAGTGCCCGACCGCCCTGCCGAACCAAAAGGTTCGCCTTCGGCAAAGCGGAGCGGGCGCTTCGTTTCCCGCCCGCGGCCGGGCACCGCCCTCAATCAGGTCCTGAGAGAATACTGGACAACGGCCGCGCAAGACGGAATGCTTGGACTAAGGATTGCTTGCGACCATGAAAAAGCCCAAAGACAACCCAGCCGATCCGTTCAAAAAGGCGCTGGCCGAAGCCACCAAGGTGATGGCCAACGACCCGGAACTGTCCGTCAGTTATACCGTTGACCCGTCAGGCTTGTCGGGTGATTCAATGCGGCTGCCGCAGGTCTCGCGCCGGATGTCCCGCGAAGAGGTTCTGCTGGCCCGCGGCACCGCCGACGCGCTGGCGCTGCGCCACAAATTCCACGACGACGCCACCCACGCCAAATATACTCCGCAGGGCGAAATGGCCCGCGACCTCTATGAGGCGATGGAAACCGCCCGCTGCGAGGCGATGGGCGCGCGCCACATGCCCGGCACCGCCTCTAACATCGACGTCAAGATCCGCAATGAGTCGATCCGCCGCGGCTATGATCAGATGAAGTCGTCTTCCGAGGCGCCGCTGGCCGCCTCAGCCGGCTATCTGATCCGCCATCTGGCCACTGGCCGCCCGCTGCCCGAAGGCGCCTCCAACATCATGGAGCTGTGGCGCGGTTTCATCGAATCCCAGGCTGGCGGCACGCTGGAAAACCTGGACGAGACGATTGCCGACCAGGCAGCATTCGCCAAACTGGCGCGGCAGGTGATTTCCGACCTCGGCTATGGTGACCAGTTGGGTGATGACCCGGATGAGCTGGACGACGACGCAAATGACGATGCTGAGGACAACGCCGAAGAGCAGGACGATCCGGACAGCACCGGCCAGGACGACAGCGAGGACGAACAGGCCGACGCCAGCCCCGAGCAATCCCAGGAACAGCAGCAGGACGAGAGCCAGGCCCAGGTCTCGATGGACGAGATGGCGGATGACGAGTTCGCCGAGGACACCGAAATGCCCGACGGCGAAGCGCCGCTGGAGCCGCCTGCCCCGCCGCCCGCATCCGAGGCCGATCCGGACTATAAGGTGTTTCAGGACGCCAATGATGAGGAAATTGCCGCCGAGGACCTGGCCGAGCCTGCCGAACTGGAACGCCTGCGCGCCTACCTCGACCAGCAGCTGGAGCCGCTGAAGGGCGCAGTTTCGCGCCTTGCCAACAAGCTGCAGCGCCGCCTGCAGGCGCAGCAGAACCGGTCATGGGAGTTTGATCTGGAGGAGGGCACGCTGGATGCCGGCCGCCTGGCCCGTGTCGTCGCCAACCCGACAACACCGCTCAGCTTCAAGCGCGAGAAGGACACTGAATTCCGCGACACCGTGGTGACGCTGCTGCTGGACAACTCCGGCTCGATGCGCGGCCGTCCGATCTCAATCGCGGCGATCTGCGCTGATGTGCTGGCGCGCACGCTTGAACGCTGCAACGTGAAGGTCGAAGTCCTTGGCTTCACCACCCGTGCCTGGAAAGGCGGGCTGGCGCGCGAGGGCTGGCTGAACGAGGGCCGCCCGCAGCAACCCGGCCGCCTCAACGATTTGCGCCACATCATCTACAAGGGCGCCGATGCGCCGATGCGCCGGACCCGCACCAATCTGGGCCTGATGATGAAAGAGGGCCTGTTGAAAGAAAACATCGACGGCGAGGCGCTGGAATGGGCGCACCGGCGGATGACGGCCCGGCAGGAGGCACGCAAGATCCTGATGGTGATCTCCGACGGCGCGCCGGTGGACGATTCGACGCTCTCTGTGAACCCGGCGAACTATCTGGAAAAGCACCTGCGCGACGTGATCGCCATGGTGGAGAAACGCAAACAGGTGGAGCTGCTGGCGATCGGCATCGGCCATGATGTGACCCGTTACTATGAACGCGCGGTCACGATCACCGACGTGGAGCAGCTGGCCGGCGCAATGACCGAGCAGCTGGCGGCGCTGTTCGACAGCGACCCGCGCGCCCGCGCCCGGGTGATGGGCATCAAACGCGCCAGCTGACCTCAGCCTTCTCCCTTCAGCCAAATGTGCCCTCCCGCGCCTTTGGCCAGCATCCAGGATGCTGCCCTCAGCCTTGGGCGTGGCCGCGCGCTGACGCGCGCGGCGGCACCGGATGCGCAGCATCTGGTGCCCGGCCCAACGGGGCGAAGGGCATCGCAAGATGACCTGACACCGGGCGGGAGCGCCCCGCTTGCCCTGTGCCGCAAGGTCTGCAGCAAACCCATGCTGTCAGGCTTGCCAGCAGCAAGGCGATTTGGGACAAGAAGGGGCGCACCGCTGCTGCGCCTTTTCATTTGCGCTGCCAGGGCCATCCGCCCCAATCCGCCCCGCCTTTCAGCAGGAGAGATACCCATGTTCCAGACATTCGATGTGACCGCCCGCCCGGAACAGGGCCCGCCCCGGCTGGCGGCCCTGCGCAGGGAGCTGGCAGCCGAAAATCTGGATGGTTTCCTGGTGCCCCGAGCCGACGCCCATCAGGGCGAATACGTGGCGCCGCGGGATGACCGGCTTGCCTGGCTCACCGGTTTCACCGGCTCGGCCGGCTTCTGTGCCGCCCTCACGGACATTGCCGGTGTATTTATCGACGGACGCTACCGCACCCAGGTGAAACGCCAGGTGGCCGCGGATTTCACGCCGGTGCCCTGGCCCGAGGTGCAGCTGGCCGGCTGGTTGAAGGCACAGCTTCCCGAAGGCGGCAAGATCGGATTTGACCCCTGGCTGCATGCAGCGGGCCAGATCACCGCGCTGACCCAGGATCTGAAGGGCAGCGGCATCACCCTGACACAATGCGGCAACCTGGTGGACCGGATCTGGCAGGACCAGCCCGCACCGCCGATGCAACCTGTTGCCGCGCACCCTCTTGATTACGCGGGCGAAAGCGCTGCTGAGAAATGCGCGCGGCTGGCCAAGGACCTGCACGGTGCAGGCCAGGCGGCGGCGGTCATTACCCTGCCCGACAGCATCATGTGGCTGCTGAACATCCGCGGCGCCGATGTGGCCCGCAACCCGGTGGCACACGGCTTTGCCATCCTGCACAGCGACGCGCGGGTGGATTTGTTCATGGCCGCGGACAAGCTGGCAGGACTGCAGGATCATTTTGGCAGCACCGTCACCCTGCACCCGCCCGAAGCGTTCCTCAAGGCCGCAGCGGCGCTCAACGGCTCCGTCGCCGCAGACGCCGGAACCCTGCCGCAGATCGTGGCGGACGCGTTAGGCAGCCGGATGGTGCCCGCAGGCGATCCCTGCGCCCTGCCCAAGGCGCGCAAAAACGCAGCCGAGATTGCAGGCAGCGCCGCCGCCCATCTGCGCGATGGCGCGGCAATTGTCGAAATGCTGGCCTGGCTCGACGCGCAGCTCCCTGGCACCATCACCGAAATCGGCGCGGTCACGAAACTGGAAGCGCTGCGCCGTGAAGACCAAGCTCTGCGCGACATCAGTTTCGAGACCATTGCAGGCACCGGAGAGAACGGCGCGGTGATGCACTACCGGGTGACCGAAGAAACCGACACGCGGCTGGAAGACGGGCATCTTTTGGTGCTGGACAGCGGCGGCCAGTATCTCGACGGCACCACCGACATCACCCGCACCATCGCCATCGGCACCCCCGGAGCCGAGGAACGCGACGCCTATACCCGCGTGCTGCAGGGCATGATCGCCATGTCCCGCCTGCGCTGGCCCAAGGGGCTGGCAGGCCGCGATATCGAATGCATCGGCCGGATGCCGCTGTGGCTGGCAGGCCAGGATTTCAACCACGGTCTTGGCCATGGCGTCGGCGCCTACCTCAGCGTGCATGAAGGCCCGCAGCGGCTGGCACGCACCAGCCACGTGCCGCTGGAACCCGGCATGATCCTGTCAAACGAGCCGGGGTATTACCGCGAAGGCGCCTTTGGCATCCGGATCGAGAACCTTCTGGTTGTTGAACAGGCCCCGGCCCTTGACACCAGCGACGCCGAGCGCGAAATGCTGTCCTGGCGCACGCTCACCTTTGCCCCCATTGACCGGCGGCTGGTGAACACCGCGATGCTGTCAGCCGCCGAGAAAGACTGGCTCGACAGCTATCACCAAGAGGTTTCGGCAAAGACCGGACCGCTGCTCAGCCCCGCCGCAAAGGCGTGGCTTGATGCCGCAACCGCCCCCTTGTGACACTGAGGTGTTACATAGGCTGCTACATAGACTGAACCAACGTCGACACGCACGAAGAGAATGGAAAAACACGCATGACCACTATCCGTATCCGTAAGGCCGAAGGCACCTGGACCGTCCGCTCCGGCGGCGCCGTACTGGGGGAAAGCTCCAATGCTTTGGAGCTGACAGAGGGCGATATGGATCCGGTCATCTATTTCCCGCGCGAAGACATCGCCATGGCCTTCCTGGACCGCACCAGCAAAACCGCCCAGTGCCGGCACAAGGGCGAGGCCAGCTATTTTTCGATCGCCAACAAGTCGTCTGTCACCGAAAACGCAG includes these proteins:
- a CDS encoding Tex family protein, yielding MDTSARISQTIAAEIGAASKQVNAAVSLLDEGATVPFVARYRKEATGGLDDTQLRTLAERLEYLRELEKRRAAIFDTIKGQDKLTEDLAASIAKAETKAQLEDIYLPYKPKRRTKAMIARENGLEPLADAILADRSADPEQLAGGYVTGTVATVKDALNGARDILTERLTEKAHLLGRLREFLQREAVLTAKVIEGKEQEGAKFSDYFAHTERWADVPSHRALAMLRGSNEGVLTLDVGPEPEEGAARAEAMVAAELGAGGNGPGDIWLRKVAGWTWRVKLSLSMMLELMGDLRGRAQEDAIQVFARNLKDLLFAAPAGARPTLGLDPGIRTGVKAAVVDATGKLVATETLYPFQPKNDLRGAQVSIVKLIAEHGVELIAIGNGTASRETERMVAEVLNHLPAKVKAPTKVVVSEAGASVYSASELAAREFPDLDVSLRGAVSIARRLQDPLAELVKIEPKSIGVGQYQHDVDQHKLSKSLEAVIEDVVNGVGVDLNMASAPLLAHVSGLGPGLAEAIVAHRDVNGAFMSRKELLKVARLGPKAFEQCAGFLRIRDGKEPLDASSVHPEAYDVARRVVAACGRDIRQIMGDETALKGLRAEDFVSDSFGLPTVRDILQELEKPGRDPRPSFVTASFKDGVEQITDLKPGMVLEGTVTNVAAFGAFVDIGVHQDGLVHVSQLADRFVKDPHEVVKTGQVVKVTVTEVDVPRKRIGLTMRKDGGASAKEDRSARGPSKGAGPRRGGMPAGAKGKTSASPKGSQGKGQGTGALGAALMDAFKKT
- the gatB gene encoding Asp-tRNA(Asn)/Glu-tRNA(Gln) amidotransferase subunit GatB, giving the protein MLDLTYELPKPKVIAGAKHDWELVIGMEVHAQVSSKSKLFSGASTKFGAEPNSNVAFVDAAMPGMLPVINEYCIEQAVRTGLGLKADINLWSAFDRKNYFYPDLPQGYQISQLYHPIVGEGEVLVELGDGTARNVRVERIHMEQDAGKSIHDMDPNMSFVDLNRTGVCLMEIVSRPDIRGPEEAAAYIAKLRQIMQYLGTCDGNMQNGNLRADVNVSVCLPGQYEKYQETQDFDHLGTRCEIKNMNSMRFIQQAIEVEARRQIAIIEAGGKIDQETRLYDPDKGETRSMRSKEEAHDYRYFPDPDLLPLEIEQAWVDDIAANLPELPDEKKARFIKDFGLSDYDASVLTAEVEAAAYFEETANGRNGKLAANWVINELFGRLKKEDHAISDSPVSPAQLGGIIDLISSDAISGKIAKDLFEIVYTEGGDPAQIVEERGMKQVTDTGAIETALDEIIAANPAQVEKAKVNPKLAGWFVGQVMKATGGKANPAAVNKLVAQKLGG
- a CDS encoding DUF4177 domain-containing protein, producing MQAYEYKVVPAPAKGTKAKGVKTPEARFANSVESLLNEMAAGGWEFQRAELLPSEERSGLTGSTTNWRNVMVFRRALAADQPAELPAPGRKEPAAPSVEFRHSEPHTPPLTAAAGDPEAPPEATQVPGPGAARMQSDDGVEELSPVAGMTAALKKRAEQKGDGED
- a CDS encoding BolA family protein, with the translated sequence MNVKKEMEAALQAAFAPSALEVVNESHKHAGHAGDDGSGESHFAVMIRAGAFEGMNRVAQHRAVHKALGGIVPRIHALALDIGV
- a CDS encoding DnaJ domain-containing protein → MSKSDPFGFDMSIRSAKKKNPRGRRAATGASETSVRQCDKDGCEEAGKFRAPKAPDVLDDFYWFCQEHVREYNNGWNFFEGTTEAELNAQQSKDKVWERETKPMGDPEARAWARLGIEDPHQVLGVNATQNPGRAAKAGRRLPPTERRAIEILEAKDDWTKADIRKAYKKLIKVLHPDINGGDRSQEEQLQEVMWAWDQIKDSKSFK
- the cobS gene encoding cobaltochelatase subunit CobS gives rise to the protein MTDGFVDMDAKPTETVSVRDVFGIDTDMTVKGFAETSDRVPAVDPTYKFDPETTLAILAGFSHNRRVMIQGYHGTGKSTHIEQVAARLNWPSVRVNLDSHISRIDLIGKDAIKLRDGKQVTEFHEGILPWALRNPVAIVFDEYDAGRADVMFVIQRVLEHDGKLTLLDQNEIITPNPFFRLFATANTVGLGDTTGLYHGTQQINQAQMDRWSLVSTLNYLSHDAEAAIILSKAPHYNTAEGRKTISQMVTVADLTRTAFMNGDLSTVMSPRTVINWAQNVEIFRNVGYAFRLSFLNKCDELERQTVAEFYQRCFDEELPESAASVSLG
- the cobT gene encoding cobaltochelatase subunit CobT, giving the protein MKKPKDNPADPFKKALAEATKVMANDPELSVSYTVDPSGLSGDSMRLPQVSRRMSREEVLLARGTADALALRHKFHDDATHAKYTPQGEMARDLYEAMETARCEAMGARHMPGTASNIDVKIRNESIRRGYDQMKSSSEAPLAASAGYLIRHLATGRPLPEGASNIMELWRGFIESQAGGTLENLDETIADQAAFAKLARQVISDLGYGDQLGDDPDELDDDANDDAEDNAEEQDDPDSTGQDDSEDEQADASPEQSQEQQQDESQAQVSMDEMADDEFAEDTEMPDGEAPLEPPAPPPASEADPDYKVFQDANDEEIAAEDLAEPAELERLRAYLDQQLEPLKGAVSRLANKLQRRLQAQQNRSWEFDLEEGTLDAGRLARVVANPTTPLSFKREKDTEFRDTVVTLLLDNSGSMRGRPISIAAICADVLARTLERCNVKVEVLGFTTRAWKGGLAREGWLNEGRPQQPGRLNDLRHIIYKGADAPMRRTRTNLGLMMKEGLLKENIDGEALEWAHRRMTARQEARKILMVISDGAPVDDSTLSVNPANYLEKHLRDVIAMVEKRKQVELLAIGIGHDVTRYYERAVTITDVEQLAGAMTEQLAALFDSDPRARARVMGIKRAS
- a CDS encoding aminopeptidase P family protein is translated as MFQTFDVTARPEQGPPRLAALRRELAAENLDGFLVPRADAHQGEYVAPRDDRLAWLTGFTGSAGFCAALTDIAGVFIDGRYRTQVKRQVAADFTPVPWPEVQLAGWLKAQLPEGGKIGFDPWLHAAGQITALTQDLKGSGITLTQCGNLVDRIWQDQPAPPMQPVAAHPLDYAGESAAEKCARLAKDLHGAGQAAAVITLPDSIMWLLNIRGADVARNPVAHGFAILHSDARVDLFMAADKLAGLQDHFGSTVTLHPPEAFLKAAAALNGSVAADAGTLPQIVADALGSRMVPAGDPCALPKARKNAAEIAGSAAAHLRDGAAIVEMLAWLDAQLPGTITEIGAVTKLEALRREDQALRDISFETIAGTGENGAVMHYRVTEETDTRLEDGHLLVLDSGGQYLDGTTDITRTIAIGTPGAEERDAYTRVLQGMIAMSRLRWPKGLAGRDIECIGRMPLWLAGQDFNHGLGHGVGAYLSVHEGPQRLARTSHVPLEPGMILSNEPGYYREGAFGIRIENLLVVEQAPALDTSDAEREMLSWRTLTFAPIDRRLVNTAMLSAAEKDWLDSYHQEVSAKTGPLLSPAAKAWLDAATAPL
- a CDS encoding DUF427 domain-containing protein gives rise to the protein MTTIRIRKAEGTWTVRSGGAVLGESSNALELTEGDMDPVIYFPREDIAMAFLDRTSKTAQCRHKGEASYFSIANKSSVTENAAWSYEDPAEAAAEIKGCLAFVLSDSVKVEQV